Proteins from a single region of Lelliottia sp. JS-SCA-14:
- a CDS encoding helix-turn-helix domain-containing protein — MFICQIHYQIRNELYLAGIRNSLDKLASHNPHWGYQLTAKDTSPQDEAHFSIFDMTECLTKESFLSHDIADHPRSLILLKAAQKELMSALVLGSRCSILCVDEVHFNMRELIDTVMKKKRYLSVLTTRHQTITLPTSPVALTRAESMILDYLWQGRSGVDISKVLFRSEKTISTHKRSIMRKLNVTTDLELRKCIQHYENKKMDVVN, encoded by the coding sequence ATGTTTATCTGTCAGATTCATTACCAAATCCGGAATGAATTATATCTTGCCGGGATCCGCAATAGCCTGGATAAACTGGCCAGCCACAATCCTCACTGGGGCTACCAGCTGACAGCGAAGGATACCTCCCCGCAGGACGAGGCGCATTTTTCGATTTTTGATATGACCGAGTGCCTCACAAAAGAGTCCTTCCTCAGCCATGACATCGCCGATCATCCGCGCTCGCTGATTCTGCTGAAGGCAGCGCAAAAAGAGTTGATGTCCGCGCTGGTGCTGGGCTCCCGCTGCTCGATTCTTTGCGTGGATGAAGTGCATTTCAACATGCGTGAACTGATTGATACCGTCATGAAGAAAAAGCGCTATCTCAGCGTGCTGACCACCCGGCATCAGACCATCACGTTGCCAACATCGCCGGTGGCGCTGACGCGGGCGGAAAGCATGATTCTGGATTATCTCTGGCAGGGGCGTTCCGGCGTGGATATTTCGAAGGTGCTGTTCCGCAGTGAAAAAACCATCAGCACGCACAAGAGAAGTATTATGCGTAAGCTCAATGTGACCACCGATCTGGAACTGCGAAAATGCATCCAGCACTATGAAAATAAGAAAATGGATGTGGTGAATTAA